The Hippoglossus hippoglossus isolate fHipHip1 chromosome 19, fHipHip1.pri, whole genome shotgun sequence genome has a segment encoding these proteins:
- the pgp gene encoding glycerol-3-phosphate phosphatase produces the protein MSAAKCTRLTGSLGKQLLDSVDSVLFDCDGVIWRGEQAVPGAAEVIHLLKERGKTVVFVTNNSSKTRRMYADKMSKLGFEVREEEVFGTAYCSAVYLRTVCELRGKVYLIGSRAMEQELEAVGIQQTGVGPDHVAGKPADWASVPLDPEVRAVVVGFDEHFSYMKLNRALQYLSQKDCLFVGTNRDSRLPLEGGKAVPGTGCLLQAVETAAQRQAQTVGKPNHFMFDCVASQFSVDRDRCLMVGDRLDTDIMLGSNCGLKTLLTLTGVSTVAEAEVHQKSGCAERQGMVPDYYVESIADLLPALQG, from the exons ATGTCTGCGGCCAAATGCACTCGGCTGACCGGGTCGCTGGGGAAGCAGCTGCTGGACTCGGTGGACAGCGTCCTGTTCGACTGCGACGGGGTGATCTGGCGCGGGGAGCAGGCCGTCCCCGGAGCCGCCGAGGTCATCCACCTGCTGAAGGAGCGCGGCAAGACGGTCGTCTTCGTcaccaacaacagcagcaagaCCCGCAGGATGTACGCGGACAAGATGTCCAAGCTGGGCTTCGAAGtgcgggaggaggaggtgttCGGCACCGCGTACTGCTCCGCCGTGTACCTGCGGACGGTGTGCGAGCTCCGGGGGAAGGTCTACCTGATCGGCAGCCGGGCCatggagcaggagctggaggccgTGGGGATCCAGCAGACCGGGGTGGGACCGGACCACGTCGCCGGGAAGCCGGCCGACTGGGCCAGCGTGCCCCTGGACCCCGAGGTGAGGGCGGTGGTGGTCGGCTTCGACGAGCACTTCAGCTACATGAAGCTGAACCGAGCCCTGCAGTACCTGAGCCAGAAGGACTGTCTGTTCGTGGGGACCAACAGGGACTCCAGGCTGCCCCTGGAGGGAGGCAAGGCAGTCCCAG GTACAGGCTGCCTGCTCCAGGCCGTCGAGACCGCCGCCCAGCGCCAGGCCCAGACTGTGGGCAAACCCAACCACTTCATGTTCGACTGTGTGGCCTCCCAGTTCAGCGTGGACCGCGACCGCTGCCTGATGGTGGGCGACCGCCTAGACACGGATATCATGCTGGGCTCCAACTGCGGCCTGAAgaccctcctcaccctcacgGGGGTCAGCACGGTGGCTGAGGCCGAGGTCCACCAGAAGAGCGGTTGTGCGGAGAGGCAGGGGATGGTGCCGGATTATTACGTGGAGAGCATCGCAGATCTCCTCCCAGCTCTGCAGGGATGA